In Festucalex cinctus isolate MCC-2025b chromosome 5, RoL_Fcin_1.0, whole genome shotgun sequence, a single genomic region encodes these proteins:
- the LOC144019576 gene encoding nuclear pore complex protein Nup155-like isoform X1 produces the protein MVSSTGPSSAALDQDLDSSAQLVDRYLQYDRSFPDLSDLISVSAHNLPSLSGRFVRDYPLQSPRFLCKPNFPELDNGHTVPLPAQLVEQFSHVQFNNKMGVFPEISRAWLTIANVIFMWNYENGGDVTSFGSLTKTIRAVGLVKAKQGILQSDIRYLLVLATSGDVSIMGVKFPENQAGLNDMFGGTQLLLDPLYSIPTGNAHILSVTSTDLGRIFMAGKNGCLYEITYQSQRSSLDQHCRLANHSKSCCPFHLSFSCNGPIVQIAVDNSRNTLYTRSKKGVLQVYDLGADGWSMKCVASMSENDIATAAAGILRKKDRSVLKPIIHISVISRSESSNCHLLAVTNAGVRLYFCTTPFVPPDNKTKAPPRPSMLSLIHVRLLPDFSALSTLQRPATVHKVLHSKGIFLMATSETDDSDLLWCISQDSFPFKKPLMETQSISYINGHICAISAIEERVDRICTPLNKDRIPVSDMPAVVLQHRIAPQKIVVLSTKGSYIFQKLRPVEKLRHLLESCKGGESKQIEYFFSLHQEDQSCATALILACSTAACNRRVSEWATRAFFRYGGEAQKRVNTAVPPFSNVGPSSPAVDISPPPLATPIAPTQSGSAPITPMSAEVIFSGKHNGVYVYFARILGNIWDGSLAVEKTDTESQTDSRLESSVASFHLESVLLELYHLKEFLDQNLLFSLSSLRGVSFSSPGNLQQRPLEFMQLDGAGDQQGLRRNCTAQVSEVASLQSIQALMHHSYQTIMLWKLLCDHQFSLIMLELPKDFQKQMTKTSFKDVVIRGKELLGALIAGLIHVYIKNNASVDAIDSTYDGIYDNICSQVNSPNLISMMKQDQNKIYYMDLLWRFYEKNHNVGKAARVLACLADMHSTEISLMQRLNYLARAIDSLTQATDDEFLHELEEKMKVGRIQVKIQETLLGKHSDDPWVKNGICQLNLELMDITKLFREYVDHFRLSECKLALIHCMGHPDSTLVHSTWEDIIEKELEDTVGKNTQYRMQTLNLKLVSLGKIYAETPDYFPLEFLIKFLEEKVCQLRWGVDFVLSTMQDLGVKLLPLLEVYIQLFRAGRLTRPRPLHSLECIQELLKLFVNDLNRVPTSDRCQFISMCRDNINYLKEELSQSPNGRLKYLINNFKDLQPQLEKLRCFSPKCLYCLF, from the exons ATGGTAAGCAGCACCGGACCAAGCTCTGCTGCTCTCGATCAGGATCTCGACAGCTCAGCCCAACTCGTGGACAGATACCTGCAGTATGATCGCAGCTTCCCAGACTTGTCGGATCTCATCAGCGTTTCCGCTCATA ATTTACCGTCCCTTTCTGGAAGATTCGTAAGGGACTATCCTCTCCAAAGCCCAAGATTTCTCTGCAAGCCCAACTTTCCAGAACTCGACAACGGGCACACAGTCCCGCTGCCAGCGCAGCTGGTTGAGCAATTCAGCC ATGTGCAGTTCAACAACAAGATGGGAGTTTTTCCTGAGATTTCTCGAGCATGGCTCACGATTGCCAATGTCATTTTCATGTGGAATTATGAGAACGG TGGAGACGTGACCTCCTTTGGCAGCCTCACCAAAACCATTCGGGCAGTCGGGCTGGTGAAAGCAAAACAAG gAATTTTGCAGTCTGACATACGATACCTCCTTGTGTTGGCAACGTCCGGAGATGTGTCCATCATGGGAGTGAAATTCCCGGAGAACCAAGCTG GCCTGAACGACATGTTCGGCGGCACGCAGCTGCTGCTGGACCCCCTCTACTCCATCCCCACAGGCAACGCCCACATCCTCTCGGTGACCTCCACCGACCTGGGTCGCATTTTCATGGCGGGCAAGAACGGCTGCCTGTACGAGATCACCTACCAGTCACAGAGGAGTTCTCTGGATCAGCACTGCAGGCTGGCAAACCACTCCAAGAGCTGCTGCCCCTTCCACTTGTCTTTCTCTTGCAACG GCCCGATAGTGCAGATTGCCGTGGACAATTCCCGTAACACGCTCTACACACGCTCAAAGAAAGGAGTCCTACAG GTGTATGACTTAGGTGCTGATGGATGGTCTATGAAGTGCGTGGCCTCCAtgtctgaaaatgacattgctACAGCTGCCGCAGGGATACTCCG GAAAAAGGATCGTTCTGTCTTGAAGCCCATCATCCACATCTCTGTGATAAGCAGATCAGAGTCATCCAACTGCCACCTGCTTGCTGTGACAAATGCag gtGTGCGTCTGTACTTCTGCACGACGCCTTTTGTGCCTCctgacaataaaacaaaagcgCCACCCCGACCCTCCATGCTCTCGTTGATTCACGTCCGTCTACTGCCAGACTTCTCAGCGTTGTCTACGCTGCAGAGACCCGCCACGGTCCACAAGGTGCTGCACAGTAAAG gcATTTTTCTGATGGCGACTTCTGAGACAGATGACAGCGACCTTCTGTGGTGCATCAGCCAAGACTCTTTCCCATTCAAGAAGCCCTTGATGGAGACTCAG AGTATTTCTTATATCAATGGACACATATGTGCTATCAGCGCCATCGAGGAGAGGGTAGACAGGATTTGTACTCCCCTGAACAAGGACCGGATCCCTGTCAGCGACATGCCCGCGGTGGTCCTGCAGCATAGAATCGCCCCGCAGAAAATTGTCGTCCTTTCAACAAAG GGGAGTTACATCTTCCAGAAGCTCAGGCCCGTGGAGAAGCTCCGTCACCTGCTGGAAAGCTGCAAGGGAGGAGAGAGCAAGCAGATCGAGTACTTCTTCAGTCTCCACCAG gaggATCAGTCCTGCGCCACAGCCTTGATCCTGGCTTGTTCGACTGCTGCTTGTAACAGAAGGGTCTCGGAGTGGGCCACCAGAGCCTTCTTCAG ATATGGAGGAGAGGCACAGAAGAGGGTCAATACAGCTGTGCCACCATTCAGCAATGTTGGACCAAGTTCTCCAGCAGTCG ACATTTCCCCCCCACCCCTGGCCACGCCCATTGCTCCAACTCAATCGGGGTCCGCCCCCATTACCCCGATGTCGGCTGAGGTGATTTTCTCCGGGAAGCACAACGGAGTCTATGTCTACTTTGCTCGTATTCTTGG AAACATTTGGGATGGAAGCCTAGCAGTGGAGAAAACAGACACAGAAAGTCAGACTGACAGTCGT TTGGAAAGCAGCGTTGCTTCTTTTCATCTGGAGTCGGTCCTTCTGGAGCTCTACCACTTGAAGGAGTTTCTGGACCAAAACCTCCTGTTCAGTCTCTCGTCTCTCAGAGGTGTAA GCTTCAGTTCTCCTGGCAACCTGCAACAAAGACCGCTGGAATTTATGCAGCTCGACGGCGCCGGTGATCAGCAGGGGCTTCGAAGGAACT GCACGGCTCAAGTCTCTGAGGTTGCGTCCCTGCAGAGCATCCAGGCGCTAATGCATCACTCCTACCAAACCATAATGCTCTGGAAGCTCCTTTGCGATCACCAGTTCAGTCTCATAATGTTAGAACTGCCCAAG GATTTCCAGAAGCAGATGACGAAAACCAGTTTCAAGGATGTGGTGATCCGGGGGAAGGAGCTTTTGGGAGCCCTGATCGCGGGCCTCATCCACGTCTACATCAAAAATAATGCCTCTGTGGACGCCATCGACAGCACATACGACGGGATATACGACAACATCTGCTCTCAG GTGAATTCGCCAAACCTCATTTCCATGATGAAACAGGATCAGAACAAGATCTACTACATGGACCTGCTGTGGCGCTTCTACGAGAAGAACCACAATGTTGGCAAGGCCGCCCGCGTGCTGGCCTGCCTTGCTGACATGCACAG CACTGAGATCTCCCTCATGCAGCGTCTGAATTACTTGGCCCGGGCCATCGATTCCTTGACTCAGGCGACAGACGACGAGTTCCTACATGAGCTGGAGGAGAAGATGAAG GTGGGCCGCATCCAAGTCAAGATTCAAGAGACACTATTAGGAAAACACTCCGATGATCCTTGGGTGAAAAACGGCATCTGTCAGTTGAATTTGGAGCTCATGGACATCACCAAG CTCTTCAGGGAATACGTCGACCACTTCAGACTGTCCGAATGCAAGCTGGCCCTCATTCACTGCATGGGACACCCGGATTCAACTCTGGTGCACTCGACTTGGGAGGATATCATAGAGAAAG AACTGGAAGACACGGTGGGCAAAAATACCCAGTACAGGATGCAAACCCTCAATTTGAAGCTGGTGTCTCTGGGCAAGATCTATGCGGAAACGCCGGATTATTTTCCACTAG AATTTCTGATCAAGTTTCTCGAGGAGAAAGTATGCCAACTCCGCTGGGGTGTGGACTTCGTCTTGTCCACCATGCAGGATCTTGGGGTGAAGCTCCTGCCTCTACTGGAGGTCTACATCCAACTTTTCAGAGCCGGG CGTCTGACTCGGCCCAGGCCTTTACACTCGCTGGAGTGCATCCAAGAGCTTCTGAAACTTTTCGTGAACGACCTCAACAGAGTGCCCACGAGTGACAG ATGCCAGTTCATCAGCATGTGTCGGGACAACATCAACTACCTGAAGGAGGAGCTGTCGCAAAGCCCTAACGGCAGACTCAAGTACCTTATCAACAACTTCAAGGATCTGCAACCCCAACTGGAGAAACTTCGCTGTTTTTCGCCAAAATGTCTCTATTGCCTTTTCTAG
- the LOC144019576 gene encoding nuclear pore complex protein Nup155-like isoform X3 → MVSSTGPSSAALDQDLDSSAQLVDRYLQYDRSFPDLSDLISVSAHNLPSLSGRFVRDYPLQSPRFLCKPNFPELDNGHTVPLPAQLVEQFSHVQFNNKMGVFPEISRAWLTIANVIFMWNYENGGDVTSFGSLTKTIRAVGLVKAKQGILQSDIRYLLVLATSGDVSIMGVKFPENQAGLNDMFGGTQLLLDPLYSIPTGNAHILSVTSTDLGRIFMAGKNGCLYEITYQSQRSSLDQHCRLANHSKSCCPFHLSFSCNGPIVQIAVDNSRNTLYTRSKKGVLQVYDLGADGWSMKCVASMSENDIATAAAGILRKKDRSVLKPIIHISVISRSESSNCHLLAVTNAGVRLYFCTTPFVPPDNKTKAPPRPSMLSLIHVRLLPDFSALSTLQRPATVHKVLHSKGIFLMATSETDDSDLLWCISQDSFPFKKPLMETQSISYINGHICAISAIEERVDRICTPLNKDRIPVSDMPAVVLQHRIAPQKIVVLSTKGSYIFQKLRPVEKLRHLLESCKGGESKQIEYFFSLHQEDQSCATALILACSTAACNRRVSEWATRAFFRYGGEAQKRVNTAVPPFSNVGPSSPAVDISPPPLATPIAPTQSGSAPITPMSAEVIFSGKHNGVYVYFARILGNIWDGSLAVEKTDTESQTDSRLESSVASFHLESVLLELYHLKEFLDQNLLFSLSSLRGVSFSSPGNLQQRPLEFMQLDGAGDQQGLRRNCTAQVSEVASLQSIQALMHHSYQTIMLWKLLCDHQFSLIMLELPKDFQKQMTKTSFKDVVIRGKELLGALIAGLIHVYIKNNASVDAIDSTYDGIYDNICSQVNSPNLISMMKQDQNKIYYMDLLWRFYEKNHNVGKAARVLACLADMHSTEISLMQRLNYLARAIDSLTQATDDEFLHELEEKMKVGRIQVKIQETLLGKHSDDPWVKNGICQLNLELMDITKLFREYVDHFRLSECKLALIHCMGHPDSTLVHSTWEDIIEKEFLIKFLEEKVCQLRWGVDFVLSTMQDLGVKLLPLLEVYIQLFRAGRLTRPRPLHSLECIQELLKLFVNDLNRVPTSDRCQFISMCRDNINYLKEELSQSPNGRLKYLINNFKDLQPQLEKLRCFSPKCLYCLF, encoded by the exons ATGGTAAGCAGCACCGGACCAAGCTCTGCTGCTCTCGATCAGGATCTCGACAGCTCAGCCCAACTCGTGGACAGATACCTGCAGTATGATCGCAGCTTCCCAGACTTGTCGGATCTCATCAGCGTTTCCGCTCATA ATTTACCGTCCCTTTCTGGAAGATTCGTAAGGGACTATCCTCTCCAAAGCCCAAGATTTCTCTGCAAGCCCAACTTTCCAGAACTCGACAACGGGCACACAGTCCCGCTGCCAGCGCAGCTGGTTGAGCAATTCAGCC ATGTGCAGTTCAACAACAAGATGGGAGTTTTTCCTGAGATTTCTCGAGCATGGCTCACGATTGCCAATGTCATTTTCATGTGGAATTATGAGAACGG TGGAGACGTGACCTCCTTTGGCAGCCTCACCAAAACCATTCGGGCAGTCGGGCTGGTGAAAGCAAAACAAG gAATTTTGCAGTCTGACATACGATACCTCCTTGTGTTGGCAACGTCCGGAGATGTGTCCATCATGGGAGTGAAATTCCCGGAGAACCAAGCTG GCCTGAACGACATGTTCGGCGGCACGCAGCTGCTGCTGGACCCCCTCTACTCCATCCCCACAGGCAACGCCCACATCCTCTCGGTGACCTCCACCGACCTGGGTCGCATTTTCATGGCGGGCAAGAACGGCTGCCTGTACGAGATCACCTACCAGTCACAGAGGAGTTCTCTGGATCAGCACTGCAGGCTGGCAAACCACTCCAAGAGCTGCTGCCCCTTCCACTTGTCTTTCTCTTGCAACG GCCCGATAGTGCAGATTGCCGTGGACAATTCCCGTAACACGCTCTACACACGCTCAAAGAAAGGAGTCCTACAG GTGTATGACTTAGGTGCTGATGGATGGTCTATGAAGTGCGTGGCCTCCAtgtctgaaaatgacattgctACAGCTGCCGCAGGGATACTCCG GAAAAAGGATCGTTCTGTCTTGAAGCCCATCATCCACATCTCTGTGATAAGCAGATCAGAGTCATCCAACTGCCACCTGCTTGCTGTGACAAATGCag gtGTGCGTCTGTACTTCTGCACGACGCCTTTTGTGCCTCctgacaataaaacaaaagcgCCACCCCGACCCTCCATGCTCTCGTTGATTCACGTCCGTCTACTGCCAGACTTCTCAGCGTTGTCTACGCTGCAGAGACCCGCCACGGTCCACAAGGTGCTGCACAGTAAAG gcATTTTTCTGATGGCGACTTCTGAGACAGATGACAGCGACCTTCTGTGGTGCATCAGCCAAGACTCTTTCCCATTCAAGAAGCCCTTGATGGAGACTCAG AGTATTTCTTATATCAATGGACACATATGTGCTATCAGCGCCATCGAGGAGAGGGTAGACAGGATTTGTACTCCCCTGAACAAGGACCGGATCCCTGTCAGCGACATGCCCGCGGTGGTCCTGCAGCATAGAATCGCCCCGCAGAAAATTGTCGTCCTTTCAACAAAG GGGAGTTACATCTTCCAGAAGCTCAGGCCCGTGGAGAAGCTCCGTCACCTGCTGGAAAGCTGCAAGGGAGGAGAGAGCAAGCAGATCGAGTACTTCTTCAGTCTCCACCAG gaggATCAGTCCTGCGCCACAGCCTTGATCCTGGCTTGTTCGACTGCTGCTTGTAACAGAAGGGTCTCGGAGTGGGCCACCAGAGCCTTCTTCAG ATATGGAGGAGAGGCACAGAAGAGGGTCAATACAGCTGTGCCACCATTCAGCAATGTTGGACCAAGTTCTCCAGCAGTCG ACATTTCCCCCCCACCCCTGGCCACGCCCATTGCTCCAACTCAATCGGGGTCCGCCCCCATTACCCCGATGTCGGCTGAGGTGATTTTCTCCGGGAAGCACAACGGAGTCTATGTCTACTTTGCTCGTATTCTTGG AAACATTTGGGATGGAAGCCTAGCAGTGGAGAAAACAGACACAGAAAGTCAGACTGACAGTCGT TTGGAAAGCAGCGTTGCTTCTTTTCATCTGGAGTCGGTCCTTCTGGAGCTCTACCACTTGAAGGAGTTTCTGGACCAAAACCTCCTGTTCAGTCTCTCGTCTCTCAGAGGTGTAA GCTTCAGTTCTCCTGGCAACCTGCAACAAAGACCGCTGGAATTTATGCAGCTCGACGGCGCCGGTGATCAGCAGGGGCTTCGAAGGAACT GCACGGCTCAAGTCTCTGAGGTTGCGTCCCTGCAGAGCATCCAGGCGCTAATGCATCACTCCTACCAAACCATAATGCTCTGGAAGCTCCTTTGCGATCACCAGTTCAGTCTCATAATGTTAGAACTGCCCAAG GATTTCCAGAAGCAGATGACGAAAACCAGTTTCAAGGATGTGGTGATCCGGGGGAAGGAGCTTTTGGGAGCCCTGATCGCGGGCCTCATCCACGTCTACATCAAAAATAATGCCTCTGTGGACGCCATCGACAGCACATACGACGGGATATACGACAACATCTGCTCTCAG GTGAATTCGCCAAACCTCATTTCCATGATGAAACAGGATCAGAACAAGATCTACTACATGGACCTGCTGTGGCGCTTCTACGAGAAGAACCACAATGTTGGCAAGGCCGCCCGCGTGCTGGCCTGCCTTGCTGACATGCACAG CACTGAGATCTCCCTCATGCAGCGTCTGAATTACTTGGCCCGGGCCATCGATTCCTTGACTCAGGCGACAGACGACGAGTTCCTACATGAGCTGGAGGAGAAGATGAAG GTGGGCCGCATCCAAGTCAAGATTCAAGAGACACTATTAGGAAAACACTCCGATGATCCTTGGGTGAAAAACGGCATCTGTCAGTTGAATTTGGAGCTCATGGACATCACCAAG CTCTTCAGGGAATACGTCGACCACTTCAGACTGTCCGAATGCAAGCTGGCCCTCATTCACTGCATGGGACACCCGGATTCAACTCTGGTGCACTCGACTTGGGAGGATATCATAGAGAAAG AATTTCTGATCAAGTTTCTCGAGGAGAAAGTATGCCAACTCCGCTGGGGTGTGGACTTCGTCTTGTCCACCATGCAGGATCTTGGGGTGAAGCTCCTGCCTCTACTGGAGGTCTACATCCAACTTTTCAGAGCCGGG CGTCTGACTCGGCCCAGGCCTTTACACTCGCTGGAGTGCATCCAAGAGCTTCTGAAACTTTTCGTGAACGACCTCAACAGAGTGCCCACGAGTGACAG ATGCCAGTTCATCAGCATGTGTCGGGACAACATCAACTACCTGAAGGAGGAGCTGTCGCAAAGCCCTAACGGCAGACTCAAGTACCTTATCAACAACTTCAAGGATCTGCAACCCCAACTGGAGAAACTTCGCTGTTTTTCGCCAAAATGTCTCTATTGCCTTTTCTAG
- the LOC144019576 gene encoding nuclear pore complex protein Nup155-like isoform X2, with product MVSSTGPSSAALDQDLDSSAQLVDRYLQYDRSFPDLSDLISVSAHNLPSLSGRFVRDYPLQSPRFLCKPNFPELDNGHTVPLPAQLVEQFSHVQFNNKMGVFPEISRAWLTIANVIFMWNYENGGDVTSFGSLTKTIRAVGLVKAKQGILQSDIRYLLVLATSGDVSIMGVKFPENQAGLNDMFGGTQLLLDPLYSIPTGNAHILSVTSTDLGRIFMAGKNGCLYEITYQSQRSSLDQHCRLANHSKSCCPFHLSFSCNGPIVQIAVDNSRNTLYTRSKKGVLQVYDLGADGWSMKCVASMSENDIATAAAGILRKKDRSVLKPIIHISVISRSESSNCHLLAVTNAGVRLYFCTTPFVPPDNKTKAPPRPSMLSLIHVRLLPDFSALSTLQRPATVHKVLHSKGIFLMATSETDDSDLLWCISQDSFPFKKPLMETQSISYINGHICAISAIEERVDRICTPLNKDRIPVSDMPAVVLQHRIAPQKIVVLSTKGSYIFQKLRPVEKLRHLLESCKGGESKQIEYFFSLHQEDQSCATALILACSTAACNRRVSEWATRAFFRYGGEAQKRVNTAVPPFSNVGPSSPAVDISPPPLATPIAPTQSGSAPITPMSAEVIFSGKHNGVYVYFARILGNIWDGSLAVEKTDTESQTDSRLESSVASFHLESVLLELYHLKEFLDQNLLFSLSSLRGVSSPGNLQQRPLEFMQLDGAGDQQGLRRNCTAQVSEVASLQSIQALMHHSYQTIMLWKLLCDHQFSLIMLELPKDFQKQMTKTSFKDVVIRGKELLGALIAGLIHVYIKNNASVDAIDSTYDGIYDNICSQVNSPNLISMMKQDQNKIYYMDLLWRFYEKNHNVGKAARVLACLADMHSTEISLMQRLNYLARAIDSLTQATDDEFLHELEEKMKVGRIQVKIQETLLGKHSDDPWVKNGICQLNLELMDITKLFREYVDHFRLSECKLALIHCMGHPDSTLVHSTWEDIIEKELEDTVGKNTQYRMQTLNLKLVSLGKIYAETPDYFPLEFLIKFLEEKVCQLRWGVDFVLSTMQDLGVKLLPLLEVYIQLFRAGRLTRPRPLHSLECIQELLKLFVNDLNRVPTSDRCQFISMCRDNINYLKEELSQSPNGRLKYLINNFKDLQPQLEKLRCFSPKCLYCLF from the exons ATGGTAAGCAGCACCGGACCAAGCTCTGCTGCTCTCGATCAGGATCTCGACAGCTCAGCCCAACTCGTGGACAGATACCTGCAGTATGATCGCAGCTTCCCAGACTTGTCGGATCTCATCAGCGTTTCCGCTCATA ATTTACCGTCCCTTTCTGGAAGATTCGTAAGGGACTATCCTCTCCAAAGCCCAAGATTTCTCTGCAAGCCCAACTTTCCAGAACTCGACAACGGGCACACAGTCCCGCTGCCAGCGCAGCTGGTTGAGCAATTCAGCC ATGTGCAGTTCAACAACAAGATGGGAGTTTTTCCTGAGATTTCTCGAGCATGGCTCACGATTGCCAATGTCATTTTCATGTGGAATTATGAGAACGG TGGAGACGTGACCTCCTTTGGCAGCCTCACCAAAACCATTCGGGCAGTCGGGCTGGTGAAAGCAAAACAAG gAATTTTGCAGTCTGACATACGATACCTCCTTGTGTTGGCAACGTCCGGAGATGTGTCCATCATGGGAGTGAAATTCCCGGAGAACCAAGCTG GCCTGAACGACATGTTCGGCGGCACGCAGCTGCTGCTGGACCCCCTCTACTCCATCCCCACAGGCAACGCCCACATCCTCTCGGTGACCTCCACCGACCTGGGTCGCATTTTCATGGCGGGCAAGAACGGCTGCCTGTACGAGATCACCTACCAGTCACAGAGGAGTTCTCTGGATCAGCACTGCAGGCTGGCAAACCACTCCAAGAGCTGCTGCCCCTTCCACTTGTCTTTCTCTTGCAACG GCCCGATAGTGCAGATTGCCGTGGACAATTCCCGTAACACGCTCTACACACGCTCAAAGAAAGGAGTCCTACAG GTGTATGACTTAGGTGCTGATGGATGGTCTATGAAGTGCGTGGCCTCCAtgtctgaaaatgacattgctACAGCTGCCGCAGGGATACTCCG GAAAAAGGATCGTTCTGTCTTGAAGCCCATCATCCACATCTCTGTGATAAGCAGATCAGAGTCATCCAACTGCCACCTGCTTGCTGTGACAAATGCag gtGTGCGTCTGTACTTCTGCACGACGCCTTTTGTGCCTCctgacaataaaacaaaagcgCCACCCCGACCCTCCATGCTCTCGTTGATTCACGTCCGTCTACTGCCAGACTTCTCAGCGTTGTCTACGCTGCAGAGACCCGCCACGGTCCACAAGGTGCTGCACAGTAAAG gcATTTTTCTGATGGCGACTTCTGAGACAGATGACAGCGACCTTCTGTGGTGCATCAGCCAAGACTCTTTCCCATTCAAGAAGCCCTTGATGGAGACTCAG AGTATTTCTTATATCAATGGACACATATGTGCTATCAGCGCCATCGAGGAGAGGGTAGACAGGATTTGTACTCCCCTGAACAAGGACCGGATCCCTGTCAGCGACATGCCCGCGGTGGTCCTGCAGCATAGAATCGCCCCGCAGAAAATTGTCGTCCTTTCAACAAAG GGGAGTTACATCTTCCAGAAGCTCAGGCCCGTGGAGAAGCTCCGTCACCTGCTGGAAAGCTGCAAGGGAGGAGAGAGCAAGCAGATCGAGTACTTCTTCAGTCTCCACCAG gaggATCAGTCCTGCGCCACAGCCTTGATCCTGGCTTGTTCGACTGCTGCTTGTAACAGAAGGGTCTCGGAGTGGGCCACCAGAGCCTTCTTCAG ATATGGAGGAGAGGCACAGAAGAGGGTCAATACAGCTGTGCCACCATTCAGCAATGTTGGACCAAGTTCTCCAGCAGTCG ACATTTCCCCCCCACCCCTGGCCACGCCCATTGCTCCAACTCAATCGGGGTCCGCCCCCATTACCCCGATGTCGGCTGAGGTGATTTTCTCCGGGAAGCACAACGGAGTCTATGTCTACTTTGCTCGTATTCTTGG AAACATTTGGGATGGAAGCCTAGCAGTGGAGAAAACAGACACAGAAAGTCAGACTGACAGTCGT TTGGAAAGCAGCGTTGCTTCTTTTCATCTGGAGTCGGTCCTTCTGGAGCTCTACCACTTGAAGGAGTTTCTGGACCAAAACCTCCTGTTCAGTCTCTCGTCTCTCAGAGGTGTAAG TTCTCCTGGCAACCTGCAACAAAGACCGCTGGAATTTATGCAGCTCGACGGCGCCGGTGATCAGCAGGGGCTTCGAAGGAACT GCACGGCTCAAGTCTCTGAGGTTGCGTCCCTGCAGAGCATCCAGGCGCTAATGCATCACTCCTACCAAACCATAATGCTCTGGAAGCTCCTTTGCGATCACCAGTTCAGTCTCATAATGTTAGAACTGCCCAAG GATTTCCAGAAGCAGATGACGAAAACCAGTTTCAAGGATGTGGTGATCCGGGGGAAGGAGCTTTTGGGAGCCCTGATCGCGGGCCTCATCCACGTCTACATCAAAAATAATGCCTCTGTGGACGCCATCGACAGCACATACGACGGGATATACGACAACATCTGCTCTCAG GTGAATTCGCCAAACCTCATTTCCATGATGAAACAGGATCAGAACAAGATCTACTACATGGACCTGCTGTGGCGCTTCTACGAGAAGAACCACAATGTTGGCAAGGCCGCCCGCGTGCTGGCCTGCCTTGCTGACATGCACAG CACTGAGATCTCCCTCATGCAGCGTCTGAATTACTTGGCCCGGGCCATCGATTCCTTGACTCAGGCGACAGACGACGAGTTCCTACATGAGCTGGAGGAGAAGATGAAG GTGGGCCGCATCCAAGTCAAGATTCAAGAGACACTATTAGGAAAACACTCCGATGATCCTTGGGTGAAAAACGGCATCTGTCAGTTGAATTTGGAGCTCATGGACATCACCAAG CTCTTCAGGGAATACGTCGACCACTTCAGACTGTCCGAATGCAAGCTGGCCCTCATTCACTGCATGGGACACCCGGATTCAACTCTGGTGCACTCGACTTGGGAGGATATCATAGAGAAAG AACTGGAAGACACGGTGGGCAAAAATACCCAGTACAGGATGCAAACCCTCAATTTGAAGCTGGTGTCTCTGGGCAAGATCTATGCGGAAACGCCGGATTATTTTCCACTAG AATTTCTGATCAAGTTTCTCGAGGAGAAAGTATGCCAACTCCGCTGGGGTGTGGACTTCGTCTTGTCCACCATGCAGGATCTTGGGGTGAAGCTCCTGCCTCTACTGGAGGTCTACATCCAACTTTTCAGAGCCGGG CGTCTGACTCGGCCCAGGCCTTTACACTCGCTGGAGTGCATCCAAGAGCTTCTGAAACTTTTCGTGAACGACCTCAACAGAGTGCCCACGAGTGACAG ATGCCAGTTCATCAGCATGTGTCGGGACAACATCAACTACCTGAAGGAGGAGCTGTCGCAAAGCCCTAACGGCAGACTCAAGTACCTTATCAACAACTTCAAGGATCTGCAACCCCAACTGGAGAAACTTCGCTGTTTTTCGCCAAAATGTCTCTATTGCCTTTTCTAG